The nucleotide sequence CCGGCCCGGTTCGTAGCGAAGCATGTGTTGGAAGTAAGCTCGCACCGCAGCCGGGGTGGGCTCGAGACAGCGAGCGCACTCCATCACCACCTTCCCCGCGATCTCGCCCGACAGCCAGAACTCTCCATCCCCCAAGGCGGTGACCGAAGTTTTCCAGAGGGTGCGTCCGTCCAGCTCGAACCTCTCTTCTCCGGCGTGTATAGCCCCTTGCATTTCTCCCCTGCTCTCGGCGGTGCCCCCTTCGCGCAACAACCGGGACAGGTTGATGCTCTGTATCTCGAGAGGATCCATAGCTTTCGAGTCTACTCCCTCGCCCTGCTTTGGGTCAAGAAATGTGTGTAGATATGCATAACTGAATAAAAAAGATCCAGACGGCAAAAACCGAGATTATAGTGGGGGCATGGGTAAGCGGATTGGCGTGCTAGGGGTACCGATGGACCTGGGGGCTGGGCGGCGTGGGGTGGATATGGGGCCCAGCGCGCTGCGGTATGGGCAGCTTCACGAGGCGCTAGAGGCTCTGGGCCATGCCGTGGACGATTACGGCGATATTGATGTGCCGGTGGTGGAGAGCATTCGCTCTGAGCACGGGCGGAATGGCCTGGCCTACCTCGAGACCATCCGTAAGGCCTGCCAAGACACCCTGGAGAAGCTCCTAGAGTTCCCTGCCGATGTCTTCCCCATCGTGCTGGGGGGAGACCACTCGATCGCCATGGGCTCGGTGAGCGGGGCCAGCCGCAGGGAGCGCATCGGAGTGATCTGGGTGGATGCTCACGCCGATTTCAACACCCCTGAGACCTCCCCCAGCGGGAACATCCACGGTATGCCCCTGGCCGCCTTGTGCGGCCTGGGCGACCCCCGCTTGGTCAACCTGGGTTGGGAAGGTCCCAAGGTGCGCCCGGAAGATGTGGTACTTATCGGCGTCCGCAGCCTGGATAAGGGCGAGGTGGCCCTGCTGCGCGAGCGCGGGGTGACGGTATACACCATGAAGGAAATCGATACCCTGGGCATCTCCGCCGTCGCGGGGGCCACTTTGGAAAAGCTTAGGGGCATCTCCAGGATTCACCTCTCCCTGGATGCCGATGTTCTCGACCCCGAGGTAGCCCCTGGAGTGGGCACGCCGGTCAAGGGGGGGCTGACCTACCGCGAAGCGCACCTGCTGATGGAACTGTTGGCCGACGCGGGGGTCGTCACCAGCTTGGACTTGGTGGAGGTCAACCCCATCCTCGACCGGGAGAACCGCACCGCGCAGATGATGGTAGAGCTTGCGAGCAGCCTTCTGGGGAAGAAGATTTATTAGCGGTTTGACCGTAGCCGACCAGGCCGAGGGCCAGGAAGGCTAAGCAGGGGAGGGTTGGGGTTGCGTACGCAAAACGCACGAGAGACCGGCGCGAGCGTTTCCGGTAGAATCCCGTTGTGTTGGTGATCCCTGCCGTGGACATCCAAGGGGGCCGCGCGGTGCGGCTTTTGGGGGGCGACCCCGAGCAACAGACCGTTTACTTTGAAGACCCGCTCGAGGCCGCATTGCACTGGCAAGGCCAGGGGGCGCAGTTCTTGCACTTGGTGGACCTGGACGCGGCCACCGGGAGAGGGGAGAACCGGGCTGTCTTGCGGCGGATTGCCCAACACCTCTCCGTTCCCTTTGAGGTGGGGGGAGGGGTGCGGAGCTTGGAAGCTGCCCGTGAACTGCTTGCTTTGGGGGCCGCGCGGGTGGTGGTAGGTACGCTAGCCGTGAAAGCCCCTGCGCTGCTCGAGGCCATGCTGGCCGAGTTCGGCCCCGAGCGGGTAGCGGTGAGCTTGGATGCCAAGGGCTTGGAGGTAGTCGTCGCAGGATGGGCTGAGGGCACTGCCCAGGACGTGCGGGATCTAGCCAAAACCATGTACCAGATGGGGGTGAAGACCCTCATCTATACCGACGTCCGCCGCGACGGCACGCTGGCGGGGCTCGACCTGGAAATGGTAAAGAGCGTCCGGGCGGCCTGGCCCGGCTTCCTAATCGCGGGCGGGGGAATCGCCAGCGACGCTGACCTCGAGGACCTACACAAGCTGGGGGTGGAGGGTGCCATCACCGGCAAGGCCGTGTACGAGGGGCGGATTGATTTGCGGCGATGGGTGTAAAGGAGTATAGGACGTGCGGCTATTCTAAAACGTTTAGACTAAGGCCATGAAGATCCTCAACTGGCTGACGGTGCTGCTCACCCTGGGGGTGATCGGGACGAGCTATGGCCTATATCGCCTCGAGCCAACCCTGGTGATAGGGACTCCCTGGGGGAGTCTGCACGTGGCCTACCTGCTGGCCGGGGGTTTCGCCGCCGGGGGGTTGGTGATGGGGTTTTTTCTGCTGGCCAACTGGTGGGGTTTTCAGCGCGTTTTGCGCCGCCGGGGAGCGGAATTGCGTAAGTTGAGGGGCGAGCTCGAGGCCTTGCGCCAGGCCCACCCCGAGGAAGTAGTGCGGATCCCGGATCGTCCCGAAGCGCCGTGAAAGGCCATACGCCCTGCGCCGCAGGCCGTACCTCCAAAGACTGCTCGTCGCCGACCGCGTAGTGTGTCGCTATCCCTGCCGTACGACCCCCTGGAGTGTTGGATGATCTGGAAGTTCCGTCCCTGGCCTGCTCGAGCCGAGCTCGAGCCCCTGATGTTCACCTTGGGAATTCCCCCCTTGGCGGCGGCCGTGCTCTATAACCGGGGCTTTCGCGATCCTAAGCTGCTTGACCCCCCCCTGGAGTTGCTGCCGATTAGGGGCTTGGAGGAAGCCGCTGGGCGGGTGATTCAGGCCCTTGAGAGGGGGGAACGCATTCGCATCCACGGCGACTACGATGCCGACGGCCTGACCGGGACCGCGATCCTGCTGGGCGGGCTGGCGCGGCTGGGGGCTAGGGTGCACGCCTTCGTACCTCACCGGCTCCACGAGGGCTACGGGGTGCTGATGGACCGGATCCCCGAGCACCTCGAGGCCTGTGAGCTCTTCATCACCGTGGACTGCGGCATCTCTAACCACGCCGAGCTCAGGAGTTTGGTGGAAAACGGGATCAGCGTGCTCGTCACCGACCACCACTCGCCGGGCGAGGTCCTGCCCCCCGGCCTCATCGTCCATCCGGCCCTGACCCCCGAGCTCCACGGGCTTCCCCACCCGACGGGGGCGGGGGTGGCCTATTTGCTCTTGTGGAAAGTCAGGGAGTTGTTGGGGCTGGCGGCCCCGGTGGAATTCGCCGATCTAGCGGCCATCGGAACCATTGCGGACGTGGCTCCGCTGTTGGGTTTCAACCGGGCGTTGGTTAAAGAGGGGTTGCGTCAGCTGCGCCAATCGGCTCACCTGGGTTTACGTGAGTTGGCTGGCCAGCACTGCAAGGACTACACCGCGGTGGAGGTGGCTTTCCGCATCGCCCCTCGAATCAACGCCGCTTCGCGGCTGGGAGAGGCTGAACTCGCCCTCGAGCTGCTCACTACCGATAATCCCTGGGCCGCTCGACGGTTGGCGGAGGACCTGAATATCCTCAACGCCCGCCGCCAGAGGATCGAGGAGGAGATGCTCAACCGGGTGTTGCCCACCCTTGACCACGCCGCCCCGGCCTACGTAGTGCACGATCCAGAGGGAAATGCAGGGGTGATGGGAATTGTGGCCAGCCGGATCTTGGAGCGGTTTTACAAGCCGGTCTTCATCATCGCCGAGGGAAAGGGCAGCGTGCGCTCGACGCCCGGCATCAGCGCGGTGGGGGCATTGCGGGCCAGCGCTGGCTTCCTCAAGCGCTTTGGTGGGCACGCGCAGGCTGCGGGGTTTGCCATCGCCGAGGAGAACATCCCCCTCTTTCGGGAAGCCGTCTACCGCTACGTGGCCCAGCATCCGGCCCCGATCCCCGAGGTTCACCTGGACGGCAGCCTCAGCGGAGAGGACTTCGCCGAGCTGTACGAGGCTTTGCAGTTCCTCGAGCCTTTGGGTCAAGAAAATCCCGAGCCCCTTTTCTACCTCAGGGGCAAGCCGGAGAGGGTGGCCACGATGGGCGAGGGCCGTCACCTGCGGTTTTACCTGGATGGGATCAAGGTGGTGCGCTGGAAAGACTCGGGCGAGAATCTGCCGCAGGCCGAAGTCGAGCTAGCGGCCAGCCTGACCGTTAACGAATGGCGGGGAGAACGGGCGCTCGAGCTGCGGGCCCTCGCCTACCGCGCTCCACAGCCAGACGAGGCCCCCCCCGACGACGCGGGCTGGGCCAAGCCGGTCGCCTTTCGGAGCGTTTTGCAGGAGGTTGTAGCGGCGAAGTTACCCGTGTATGTGGCCCCCGAGGGAGCAGCCTGGTTCGCCGCTCGAGGGGTTCCAGTGGTCTGCCCAGAGGAAGCCGAAGTGTGGTTCGGCCTCCCGGAGTCGGCGGTTTCCCCCCCCAGCGTCGTACGGGTTGCCCTTTCCGAGAAAGCGCTGAACGGGCTCGTTCCCCAGGTAGGTAAACCCCATTTCCGCAAGGTTGTCGCAGCCTGGGAACGGGGTTTGGCCCCGGGCGAACCCTGGGCCACGGTCTTCCACGAGCTGGGCCTTAGGGATCCGGCTTTGGCGGAGGGCGCCAACCTTTACGCCTCCGCTACCTATCGCTGGCTCAGCTTGCGGGCGGCGTTGGGGCGGCGACTGGCGACGGCTTACCGAATCCGCTCGGTGGAGATGTTGTCCGAGGCCATTGAGCGTTGGTGGGAGCTTGCAGTCAACTTGAAGGAGGGCAGGCGTGTACCGGCGCTTCCGTGAGGCCCACGAGGTCCGTATCCACACCATCCACTACCGGCTATACGGGATGATGTACCTGATTCCCGGCGGGGGCACCGCAGACCTTCTCAACGCCGAGGGGAAAGACTACCTTCCCACCACTGGGGTCTTGCTCTATGAAGCCGGTTACCAACACCCTCCCGACCCCAAAGACCTCAAGGCCAGCGCCGACTTCGTGGCGGTGCAGAAGGGCCATATCCGCTGGCTTGTGGGAGGGCGCCCCGCCACCTTGCGCACTTCGCGGGCCATGGTCGAGCGGCGGCGGCTGGCCCTGCTCTACGCCGGCTATTTCCTTGCGGGGGAGCTCGAGCTTCCCAAAGGGGTCCGGCTCTCGGACTTTCTCTCCACCACTAAGCCCTTTCAGACCCTGTACGACGTAGGGCTCTACCTCCTGCAACCCCGGCGCCCGGTGATTGAGCTCGAGCCTTACGAACGCTTTGAGTTCGTGACGGTAAACCTGGCC is from Meiothermus sp. Pnk-1 and encodes:
- the hisA gene encoding 1-(5-phosphoribosyl)-5-[(5-phosphoribosylamino)methylideneamino]imidazole-4-carboxamide isomerase, translated to MLVIPAVDIQGGRAVRLLGGDPEQQTVYFEDPLEAALHWQGQGAQFLHLVDLDAATGRGENRAVLRRIAQHLSVPFEVGGGVRSLEAARELLALGAARVVVGTLAVKAPALLEAMLAEFGPERVAVSLDAKGLEVVVAGWAEGTAQDVRDLAKTMYQMGVKTLIYTDVRRDGTLAGLDLEMVKSVRAAWPGFLIAGGGIASDADLEDLHKLGVEGAITGKAVYEGRIDLRRWV
- a CDS encoding DHH family phosphoesterase, which translates into the protein MIWKFRPWPARAELEPLMFTLGIPPLAAAVLYNRGFRDPKLLDPPLELLPIRGLEEAAGRVIQALERGERIRIHGDYDADGLTGTAILLGGLARLGARVHAFVPHRLHEGYGVLMDRIPEHLEACELFITVDCGISNHAELRSLVENGISVLVTDHHSPGEVLPPGLIVHPALTPELHGLPHPTGAGVAYLLLWKVRELLGLAAPVEFADLAAIGTIADVAPLLGFNRALVKEGLRQLRQSAHLGLRELAGQHCKDYTAVEVAFRIAPRINAASRLGEAELALELLTTDNPWAARRLAEDLNILNARRQRIEEEMLNRVLPTLDHAAPAYVVHDPEGNAGVMGIVASRILERFYKPVFIIAEGKGSVRSTPGISAVGALRASAGFLKRFGGHAQAAGFAIAEENIPLFREAVYRYVAQHPAPIPEVHLDGSLSGEDFAELYEALQFLEPLGQENPEPLFYLRGKPERVATMGEGRHLRFYLDGIKVVRWKDSGENLPQAEVELAASLTVNEWRGERALELRALAYRAPQPDEAPPDDAGWAKPVAFRSVLQEVVAAKLPVYVAPEGAAWFAARGVPVVCPEEAEVWFGLPESAVSPPSVVRVALSEKALNGLVPQVGKPHFRKVVAAWERGLAPGEPWATVFHELGLRDPALAEGANLYASATYRWLSLRAALGRRLATAYRIRSVEMLSEAIERWWELAVNLKEGRRVPALP
- the rocF gene encoding arginase translates to MGKRIGVLGVPMDLGAGRRGVDMGPSALRYGQLHEALEALGHAVDDYGDIDVPVVESIRSEHGRNGLAYLETIRKACQDTLEKLLEFPADVFPIVLGGDHSIAMGSVSGASRRERIGVIWVDAHADFNTPETSPSGNIHGMPLAALCGLGDPRLVNLGWEGPKVRPEDVVLIGVRSLDKGEVALLRERGVTVYTMKEIDTLGISAVAGATLEKLRGISRIHLSLDADVLDPEVAPGVGTPVKGGLTYREAHLLMELLADAGVVTSLDLVEVNPILDRENRTAQMMVELASSLLGKKIY
- a CDS encoding DUF177 domain-containing protein; the protein is MDPLEIQSINLSRLLREGGTAESRGEMQGAIHAGEERFELDGRTLWKTSVTALGDGEFWLSGEIAGKVVMECARCLEPTPAAVRAYFQHMLRYEPGRDQVELIEEDEEEIYLFGHPDLDLSPFLCEAYITAMPFTVLCKEDCKGLCPVCGANRNVLDCGHEPAHGSGQLAGLRRLLDEV
- a CDS encoding LapA family protein, with the translated sequence MKILNWLTVLLTLGVIGTSYGLYRLEPTLVIGTPWGSLHVAYLLAGGFAAGGLVMGFFLLANWWGFQRVLRRRGAELRKLRGELEALRQAHPEEVVRIPDRPEAP